Proteins encoded within one genomic window of Bradyrhizobium sp. 186:
- a CDS encoding amidohydrolase family protein: MSTIAIFGSYVLSRKDGAQDVLRDRWILVEGKKIVAITRDKPRADQVYDRPGRFVLPGLLNLHNHCFSEAVARSHTEDGNGRRNNQSIVYTVLLPLTKRGADLLSAEERLAVARLGILQLLKGGATTVMEPFRNSIPEMFDAAEEMGIRFYGAPYLFSTSDAKAGPDGVVDYAGDDGTADMATWDALYQRWNNRGDGRIGLAMSPHATDTCGPDLLKACAARARELGLPITTHMAQSGAEVETIGKRYGGRTPAQYLDWLGLLAPDLMAAHCMFSTDDDLKLMAARGMTVLNCPRVFARAGVTAAFSRFAEHGVRTVVGTDGYNMDLLGELNAASLISKITSQRADVANSPELIEANTAVAADVIKRPDLGRIEPGATADLTVIDLTHPHLQPLFDPRRALIALANRANIDQVVVDGRVLVDAGRYLGADEAAITAAGTAAIGKIWDLAEAQAAFNG; the protein is encoded by the coding sequence ATGAGCACCATCGCAATCTTCGGCAGCTATGTGCTGTCACGCAAGGACGGTGCGCAGGATGTCTTGCGCGACCGTTGGATCTTGGTCGAAGGCAAGAAGATCGTGGCGATCACGCGCGACAAGCCGCGCGCGGATCAGGTCTACGATCGCCCCGGCCGCTTCGTTCTTCCAGGTCTGCTAAACCTGCACAATCACTGCTTCAGCGAGGCGGTGGCGCGCAGCCACACCGAGGACGGTAACGGTCGCCGCAACAACCAGAGCATCGTCTACACGGTGCTGCTGCCGCTCACCAAGCGCGGAGCCGATCTGCTGTCGGCGGAAGAGCGTCTTGCGGTGGCGCGGCTCGGCATCCTCCAGCTCCTCAAGGGCGGCGCCACCACGGTGATGGAGCCGTTCCGCAATTCGATTCCGGAAATGTTCGATGCCGCGGAAGAGATGGGCATCCGTTTCTACGGCGCGCCCTATCTCTTCTCCACCTCCGACGCCAAGGCCGGCCCGGATGGCGTGGTGGATTATGCCGGCGATGACGGCACCGCCGACATGGCAACATGGGACGCGCTCTACCAGCGCTGGAACAATCGCGGCGACGGTCGCATCGGCCTTGCGATGAGCCCGCATGCCACTGACACTTGCGGCCCCGATCTGCTGAAGGCCTGTGCGGCGCGGGCGCGCGAGCTCGGCCTGCCGATCACGACGCATATGGCGCAGAGCGGCGCCGAGGTCGAGACCATCGGCAAGCGCTATGGCGGCCGTACACCGGCGCAATATCTGGACTGGCTTGGCCTGCTTGCGCCGGATCTGATGGCGGCGCATTGCATGTTCAGTACCGACGACGATCTGAAATTGATGGCCGCGCGCGGCATGACCGTGCTGAACTGCCCGCGCGTGTTCGCGCGCGCCGGCGTCACCGCGGCCTTCAGCCGGTTCGCGGAGCACGGCGTCCGCACCGTGGTCGGCACCGACGGCTACAATATGGACCTGCTCGGCGAACTCAACGCCGCTTCGCTGATCTCCAAGATCACATCACAACGCGCCGACGTCGCCAATTCGCCGGAGCTGATCGAGGCGAACACGGCGGTGGCCGCCGACGTCATCAAGCGGCCGGACCTCGGCCGCATCGAGCCGGGCGCGACCGCCGATCTCACTGTCATCGACCTCACCCATCCGCATCTTCAGCCACTGTTCGATCCGCGCCGCGCACTGATCGCGCTCGCCAACCGCGCCAATATCGATCAGGTCGTGGTCGACGGCCGCGTGCTGGTCGATGCGGGCCGCTATCTCGGCGCGGATGAAGCGGCGATCACGGCGGCGGGTACGGCTGCGATCGGCAAGATCTGGGACCTGGCGGAGGCGCAGGCCGCGTTCAACGGCTGA
- a CDS encoding LysR substrate-binding domain-containing protein, translating to MARINSRQVEAFRATMLTGSVTEAAALMTVTQPAVSRLLRDLQALLKMELFERRGTGLVPTAAAMALYTEVERSFVGLERITAAAEEIRGRRTGSLRIAALPALSNGYLPRLTGHFLKERPNLNLAFFGVISPIVVDWVLNNQCDVGFAEVPIAHSGLPSQKLPAPARVAVLPTGHRLAEKEVLEPRDFEGETFISLSAGSSSRHLVDQIFHRHDVRRVLRVETALSEIMCGMVSSGLGVAICDPFTAQEFSTRGVVVRRFLPRIDFEFSAVFPAQRSPSPVALDLVETMRKALAEFDDQSGMALG from the coding sequence ATGGCGCGGATCAATTCGCGGCAGGTGGAGGCCTTCCGCGCGACGATGCTGACCGGCAGCGTGACCGAGGCGGCGGCGCTGATGACCGTGACGCAGCCGGCGGTGAGCCGGCTGCTGCGCGACCTCCAGGCGCTGCTGAAGATGGAGCTGTTCGAGCGGCGCGGCACCGGGCTGGTGCCGACTGCCGCAGCGATGGCGCTGTATACTGAAGTGGAGCGTTCCTTCGTCGGCCTCGAACGCATCACCGCGGCAGCCGAGGAAATCCGCGGTCGCCGCACCGGCTCGCTGCGGATCGCAGCACTTCCAGCGCTGTCGAACGGCTATTTGCCGCGGCTCACCGGACATTTTTTGAAGGAGCGGCCGAACCTCAACCTTGCGTTCTTCGGCGTGATCTCGCCGATCGTGGTCGATTGGGTGCTGAACAACCAATGCGACGTCGGCTTTGCCGAGGTGCCGATCGCGCATTCCGGCCTGCCGAGCCAGAAGCTGCCGGCGCCGGCGCGCGTGGCCGTGCTCCCGACAGGTCATCGCCTCGCGGAAAAGGAAGTTTTGGAGCCGCGCGACTTCGAAGGCGAGACCTTCATCTCGCTGTCGGCGGGATCATCGAGCCGGCACCTCGTCGACCAGATTTTCCACCGTCACGATGTCCGCCGTGTGCTGCGGGTCGAGACCGCGCTGTCGGAGATCATGTGCGGCATGGTGTCGTCGGGGCTTGGGGTCGCGATCTGCGATCCCTTCACCGCGCAGGAATTTTCGACCCGCGGCGTCGTCGTGCGCCGCTTTCTGCCGCGCATCGACTTCGAATTCTCCGCGGTCTTTCCCGCGCAGCGCAGCCCGTCGCCGGTGGCCCTGGATCTGGTCGAGACCATGCGCAAGGCGCTCGCAGAGTTTGACGATCAGAGCGGAATGGCGTTGGGTTGA
- a CDS encoding ABC transporter substrate-binding protein — protein sequence MKTFRLLTAVSIAALVAAISAASAQQKTLYVAGYGGSFEKTIRDEVIPTFEKENGVKVEYVAGNSTDTLAKLQAQKGNQQIDVAIVDDGPMYQAIQLGFCGKLDSVPADLYDTARFKDDRAVAIGIVATGLMYNTKVFAEKGWAPPTSWNDLKDTKYAKQLVIPPINNTYGLEALVMLSKMNGGGESNVDAGFKIFKEQINPNVLAYEPSPGKMTELFQSGQAVIAVWGTGRVQSFANTGFPVDFVYPKEGAATLLTTACPITKPNASPLASTFVKMLLDPKIQLVMLKDYGYGPVLKSLVVPPELGKMAPIGERAAKLYNPDWTVINEKREEWTKRWNREVER from the coding sequence ATGAAGACTTTTCGCCTTCTGACAGCGGTCAGCATCGCAGCGCTTGTTGCCGCCATTTCGGCCGCCTCGGCCCAGCAGAAAACGCTCTATGTCGCCGGCTATGGCGGCTCGTTCGAGAAGACGATCCGCGACGAGGTGATCCCGACCTTCGAGAAGGAGAACGGCGTCAAGGTCGAATACGTCGCCGGCAACTCCACCGACACGCTGGCAAAACTCCAGGCGCAGAAGGGCAACCAGCAGATCGACGTCGCCATCGTCGACGACGGCCCGATGTACCAGGCGATCCAGCTCGGGTTCTGCGGCAAGCTCGACAGCGTGCCGGCCGATCTCTACGACACCGCCCGCTTCAAGGATGATCGCGCCGTCGCGATCGGCATCGTCGCGACCGGCCTGATGTACAACACCAAGGTGTTTGCGGAGAAGGGCTGGGCGCCGCCGACCTCGTGGAACGATTTGAAGGATACGAAATACGCAAAGCAGCTCGTCATCCCGCCGATCAACAACACCTACGGCCTCGAAGCGCTGGTGATGCTATCGAAGATGAATGGCGGCGGCGAGTCCAATGTCGATGCCGGCTTCAAGATATTCAAGGAGCAGATCAATCCGAACGTGCTCGCCTACGAGCCGTCGCCGGGCAAGATGACCGAGCTGTTTCAGTCCGGCCAGGCCGTGATTGCCGTGTGGGGCACGGGCCGCGTGCAGAGCTTCGCCAATACCGGCTTCCCCGTTGACTTCGTCTATCCAAAGGAAGGCGCGGCCACGCTGCTGACGACGGCCTGTCCGATCACCAAGCCCAATGCTTCGCCGCTCGCCTCCACCTTCGTGAAGATGCTGCTCGATCCCAAGATCCAGCTCGTGATGCTGAAGGATTATGGCTACGGCCCGGTGCTGAAATCGCTCGTGGTACCGCCGGAGCTCGGCAAGATGGCGCCGATCGGCGAGCGCGCGGCAAAGCTCTATAATCCGGACTGGACCGTCATCAACGAAAAGCGCGAGGAGTGGACCAAGCGCTGGAACCGTGAGGTCGAGCGCTGA
- a CDS encoding ABC transporter ATP-binding protein, whose protein sequence is MAYLELDRVGKQFGVQTVVDDFSLAVGKGEFVSFLGPSGCGKTTTLQMIAGFLDPTRGAIRLEGKDLTAIHPAKRGLGIVFQSYALFPHMTAAENVAFGLEMRKVPRAERTERVRAALAMVGLAGYEDRHPRRMSGGQQQRVALARALVIKPSVLLLDEPLSNLDAKLREEMQIELRQIQRTIGTTTILVTHDQNEAMSLSDRIVVMSQGRIEQIGTPQDTYERPASAFVSQFLGKTNDFAATIDRTSAPARLIAGSWSAPAPAGLGGPVTVSIRPERIGFGDAGLSAKIVTRIFQGNHWLFQCESECGPAIVIRQNDGERQPAEGEAVRLTWRPEDMSVRGGAAA, encoded by the coding sequence ATGGCCTATCTCGAGCTCGATCGGGTCGGCAAGCAGTTCGGGGTGCAGACCGTCGTCGACGACTTCAGTCTCGCGGTGGGGAAGGGGGAATTCGTTTCCTTCCTCGGCCCCTCCGGCTGCGGCAAGACCACGACGTTGCAGATGATCGCGGGTTTCCTCGACCCTACGCGCGGCGCGATCCGCCTGGAGGGCAAGGACCTGACCGCGATCCATCCGGCCAAACGCGGGCTCGGCATCGTGTTCCAGAGCTACGCGCTGTTTCCGCACATGACCGCGGCGGAGAACGTCGCTTTCGGCCTGGAGATGCGCAAGGTGCCGCGCGCAGAGCGGACTGAGCGCGTTCGTGCCGCGCTCGCGATGGTCGGGCTTGCCGGCTATGAGGATCGCCATCCGCGCCGCATGTCCGGCGGCCAGCAGCAGCGCGTCGCTTTGGCGCGTGCGCTGGTGATCAAGCCGAGCGTGCTGCTGCTCGACGAGCCGCTGTCGAACCTCGATGCCAAGCTGCGCGAGGAGATGCAGATCGAGCTGCGCCAGATCCAGCGCACCATCGGCACCACCACGATCCTGGTCACCCACGACCAGAACGAGGCGATGTCGCTGTCCGACCGCATCGTGGTGATGAGCCAGGGCCGCATCGAGCAGATCGGCACGCCGCAGGACACCTACGAGCGGCCGGCCTCGGCCTTCGTCTCGCAGTTCCTCGGCAAGACCAACGACTTTGCCGCGACGATCGACCGGACCAGTGCGCCAGCGCGATTGATCGCCGGCTCCTGGAGCGCGCCGGCGCCGGCTGGCCTCGGCGGTCCCGTCACCGTCAGCATTCGCCCCGAGCGGATCGGGTTTGGCGATGCGGGCCTCAGTGCGAAAATCGTCACGCGCATCTTTCAGGGCAATCACTGGCTATTCCAGTGCGAGAGCGAATGCGGGCCGGCGATCGTGATCCGCCAGAACGACGGCGAGAGGCAGCCGGCCGAAGGCGAGGCGGTTCGCCTCACCTGGCGACCGGAGGACATGAGCGTGCGCGGCGGAGCTGCCGCATGA
- a CDS encoding ABC transporter permease, producing MSAVAEERNARAPWALTAPALMLFVGVLLIPLAMTVMLSFHDWGQYKGIEPVFILKNWHEIATDPYFAEMFWRTFRIAILTTLLTAVLGAPEAYILNRMSGRWKSLFLLVILGPLLISVVARTLGWALLFGGNNGLVNKLLMSLGVIRSPIPFMFTETGMVVALAHVMMPFMVLSVWAALQRLDPQIENAAMSLGAGPITTIRRIILPQIMPGVLSGAIIVFSLSASAFATPAIIGGRRLKVAATLAYDEFLNTLNWPLGAAVATLLLVALVLIVVGSNALIERRYAEVFR from the coding sequence ATGAGCGCGGTCGCGGAGGAGCGAAACGCGCGCGCTCCGTGGGCGCTGACCGCGCCCGCTTTGATGCTGTTCGTCGGCGTGCTGCTGATCCCGCTCGCGATGACCGTGATGCTGTCGTTCCACGATTGGGGCCAATACAAGGGCATCGAGCCGGTCTTTATCCTCAAGAACTGGCACGAGATCGCGACCGATCCCTATTTCGCCGAGATGTTCTGGCGGACGTTTCGCATCGCGATTCTGACGACGCTGCTCACCGCCGTGCTCGGCGCGCCGGAAGCCTACATCCTCAACCGCATGAGCGGCCGCTGGAAGAGTCTTTTTCTGCTGGTCATTCTTGGACCGCTGCTGATCTCCGTGGTGGCACGCACGCTGGGCTGGGCGCTGCTGTTCGGCGGCAATAACGGGCTGGTCAACAAGCTGCTGATGTCGCTCGGGGTGATCCGCTCGCCCATTCCCTTCATGTTCACCGAGACCGGCATGGTGGTCGCGCTCGCGCATGTGATGATGCCATTCATGGTGCTGTCGGTGTGGGCGGCGCTGCAGCGGCTCGATCCGCAGATCGAGAATGCGGCAATGTCGCTCGGCGCGGGTCCGATCACCACTATCCGCCGCATCATCTTGCCGCAGATCATGCCGGGCGTGCTGTCGGGCGCGATCATCGTTTTCTCGCTCTCGGCCAGCGCGTTTGCGACACCCGCGATTATCGGGGGCCGCCGGCTCAAGGTCGCGGCAACGCTTGCCTATGACGAATTCCTCAACACGCTGAACTGGCCGCTGGGCGCCGCGGTCGCAACGCTCTTGCTGGTGGCTCTGGTGCTGATCGTGGTCGGTAGCAACGCGCTGATCGAACGGCGCTATGCGGAGGTGTTCCGATGA
- a CDS encoding ABC transporter permease, whose product MRRNGPLALIFHTIFVIVMVAPILVVCLVAFTPEGFLSLPTNGFSLRWFRAIANYPEFIHAFWVSLGLGALSSFVALLFAVPAALAIARYRFRGRDALAALFLSPLMIPHVVLGIAFLRFFTSAGLGGSFAALIIAHVIIVFPFALRLTLAAATGMDLSVEMAAVSLGAGGWTLFRRVTLPLILPGVISGWALAFIQSFDDLTMTVFLAAPGTETLPVRMFLYIQDNIDPLVTSVSACVIAITMTALILLDRFYGLDRVLAGKGDTGR is encoded by the coding sequence ATGAGACGGAACGGCCCGCTCGCGCTGATCTTCCACACCATCTTCGTCATCGTCATGGTGGCACCGATCCTGGTGGTCTGCCTCGTCGCCTTCACGCCCGAGGGCTTTCTGTCGCTGCCGACCAATGGCTTCTCGCTGCGCTGGTTCAGGGCCATCGCCAACTATCCCGAATTCATCCACGCCTTCTGGGTCAGCCTTGGGCTCGGCGCGCTGTCGTCCTTCGTGGCGCTGTTGTTCGCAGTGCCGGCGGCGCTGGCGATCGCGCGCTATCGTTTCCGCGGTCGAGACGCGCTGGCGGCGCTGTTCCTGTCACCGCTGATGATCCCGCATGTCGTGCTCGGCATTGCCTTCCTGCGCTTCTTCACCTCGGCCGGACTGGGCGGAAGCTTTGCGGCGCTGATCATCGCGCATGTCATCATCGTGTTTCCGTTCGCGCTGCGGCTGACGCTGGCGGCCGCGACCGGCATGGACCTCTCGGTCGAGATGGCAGCGGTCTCGCTCGGCGCCGGCGGCTGGACGCTGTTCCGCCGCGTCACGCTCCCCCTGATTCTGCCCGGCGTCATCAGCGGCTGGGCGCTGGCCTTCATCCAGTCCTTTGACGATCTGACCATGACCGTCTTCCTCGCAGCACCCGGCACCGAAACGCTACCGGTGCGCATGTTCCTCTACATCCAGGACAACATCGATCCGCTGGTGACGTCGGTCTCGGCCTGCGTGATCGCGATCACCATGACCGCCCTCATTCTGCTCGACCGCTTCTACGGGCTCGACCGCGTGCTCGCCGGCAAGGGCGATACGGGACGATAG